CGGCACGCTCCTTGATTCAAGCTACTCCTTTGAGCCCGCTACCGCGGCCCTTAAGAGGATTTCGGAAGACGCCATACCGCTTGCCCTCGTTACTAGCAAGACCCGGAAGGAAGTCGAGAGGATACGGGAAAGGCTGGGTAACCTCCACCCGTTCATAACCGAAAACGGCGGCGGGGTCTACGTACCGCGCTCGTATTTCCCGTTTCCCGTGAAGGGGGAGGAAAGGGACGGGTTCGTGCAAATGAAGCTCGGCCCGGACTACGGAGAGCTCCGCCGCGCCCTCGATTCCATAAGGGCCGGGTCCGGAAAGGCCATTAAGGGTTTCGGCGACATGACGGTCGAGGAGGTCGGGAAGCTCACAGGCCTCGGCCCGGAGGAAGCCGCTTTATCCAAGGAAAGGGAATTTGACGAGCCCTTCGTTATGGCGGGGTCCTCGCCTGATGAGGCAAGAAAGCTCGTGGAGGCGGCCGGGTATTCGTTCACCATGGGACGGCTCTTCCACATCACCGGGGCAAATGACAAGGGAAAAGCCGTCGACATGCTTATTGCCATGTACAGGGCCCTCTACGGCAAGATAGTTACAATCGGGCTGGGGGATGGGCCGAACGATTCGCCATTCCTGAGAAAGGTCGACTACCCGGTGCTGGTCATGAACGAGGACGGGGGGTATAACGATGTCGGGGAGATACCCGGGCTGGTGAGGGCTGATGGCATAGGCCCGTCAGGCTGGGCCAGGGCCGTCATCGGCATACTCGATTCCATCAGGTCCTCCTCCGAGGGGTATACCTGCTGACCATGCAAACGCGCGCCGAGACAGCCGAAGGGGAGATCCGGCCGAGCAACCTCCCCGACCGCGCCGACATAGTCGTGGGGATAGCGAGCTACAACAACTCGCGCACCATCGGCCACGTGGTCCGGGCCGTTGACGCCGGGCTCGCGAAATACTTCCCCTCCGAAAGGGCGGTCATAATAAACTCGGACGGCGGGTCGAGCGACAAGACACCCGAGATCGTAATAAATGCGAGCGTGGACCACAAGGCCGTATTCCTCTCGCACAGGATTCACCCGGTAAACCGGATCACGACCCCGTACCACGGCATACCGGGCAAAGGGAGCGCATTCAGGACCATATTCAAGATGGCCTCGGTCCTCGGCGCAAAGGCCTGCTGCGTCGTGGACGCGGACCTCCGCTCGATAACGCCCGAGTGGATAGAGCTCCTCCTCTCCCCGGTCTACAAGGAGGGCTTCGACTTCGTAGCCCCCCTCTACGCAAGGCACAAGTACGACGGCACAATCACCAACTCGATAATATACCCGCTCACGCGGTCGCTCTACTGCAGGAAGATACGCCAGCCCATCGGCGGGGAGTTCGGCTTCTCCGGCGAGATGGCAAAATTCTACGTCGGCCAGGACGTCTGGAACACGGACGTGGCCAGGTTCGGCATAGACATATGGATGACGACCGAGGCCCTGGCCGGCCGCTTCAAGGTCTGCCAGGCGTACCTGGGCGCGAAGATACACGACCCGAAGGACCCCGGCGCTGACCTCCGGGACATGTTCGTGCAGGTGGTCGGCTCGCTCATGTCGCTTACTGAGAAGCACAGCTCCCAATGGCGCTCGGCTACGGACTCGGTCGAGGTCCCGACCTTCGGGTTCAAATACCAGGTCGGCGTGGTCCCGATAAAGGCGAGCGTGGAGGGTATGCTCCGGCATTTCAGGCTCGGGGCCGA
The genomic region above belongs to Deltaproteobacteria bacterium and contains:
- a CDS encoding HAD-IIB family hydrolase codes for the protein MKPVIFTDLDGTLLDSSYSFEPATAALKRISEDAIPLALVTSKTRKEVERIRERLGNLHPFITENGGGVYVPRSYFPFPVKGEERDGFVQMKLGPDYGELRRALDSIRAGSGKAIKGFGDMTVEEVGKLTGLGPEEAALSKEREFDEPFVMAGSSPDEARKLVEAAGYSFTMGRLFHITGANDKGKAVDMLIAMYRALYGKIVTIGLGDGPNDSPFLRKVDYPVLVMNEDGGYNDVGEIPGLVRADGIGPSGWARAVIGILDSIRSSSEGYTC
- a CDS encoding glycosyl transferase family 2; the encoded protein is MQTRAETAEGEIRPSNLPDRADIVVGIASYNNSRTIGHVVRAVDAGLAKYFPSERAVIINSDGGSSDKTPEIVINASVDHKAVFLSHRIHPVNRITTPYHGIPGKGSAFRTIFKMASVLGAKACCVVDADLRSITPEWIELLLSPVYKEGFDFVAPLYARHKYDGTITNSIIYPLTRSLYCRKIRQPIGGEFGFSGEMAKFYVGQDVWNTDVARFGIDIWMTTEALAGRFKVCQAYLGAKIHDPKDPGADLRDMFVQVVGSLMSLTEKHSSQWRSATDSVEVPTFGFKYQVGVVPIKASVEGMLRHFRLGAENLRDIWAGFIDKETVDALARMARADAASFRFTREMWVKMVYDYILAYHHRKLQPEQLLKTLIPLYYGRTASFFLETVDMNDEEAEAVVEEVCAEYERQKEYLVSNWREGVKK